The genomic window AAGGATGTTACGATCTTGTATCCTAAAGATAAAGAAGCCGGAGGTACCTGGATCGGAATCAGTAGCCGGAAAAGAATGATTTGTTTATTAAATGGAGGTTTTAAAAAACATAACCGAAAACAAGCTTATCGTAAAAGTCGGGGTATCGTAGTTACGGACTTACTTAAAGTATCAAATTTTGAAAAAGGAATTGCGGCTTATAATTTTTCTGACATTGAACCCTTTACCCTGGTGGTTGCCGATTGGAACGCTACCTTAACTTGTAATGAAATCGTATGGGACGGTAAGGTATTACATAAGCGTAAGTTAGAACATAAAATACACATTTGGTCTTCTTCTACTTTGTATACAGATGATATGAAAGAGAAAAGAAAAGAATGGTTAAACTCTTTTGTAAATACTACTGTAATGGATGCAAATTCTCTATTAGATTTTCATAAGTATGGTGGACAAGGATATAAATCCTACGATATACAAATGGATCGAGGAGAATTAAAAACCAGAAGTATTACTCAAATTATAAAGTCAAAAGAGGAGATTGAAATGCGTTATGAAGATTTGATTAATGAAGAAGTCAAAACCATTTCTTTTGAAGGAGCTACCATCTATTAGAGGTAAAATTTCATCGTATGTCTCCTAAAAATAAAGTGTATACCGGTAAGATCATCGTGCTGGCATTTCCTGATACTTTTGTACAGTTTTCTCATGAAAAGGTTGCCAGGTTACTTCCATTAGTAGGTTTAGGTCGTAAAGGTATTATCAAGGCGGGACATGCAGCTTTTATTTTAATTGAAAATAAAACCGGGAATGCATTTTATTATGATTTTGGCAGGTATATCACTCCTTTCCGGTACGGAAGGGTACGAAGTGCAGAAACTGATGTCGAATTACATATTCCGTTTAAAGCAGAAGTAAATGAGTCTGGCAAACTGGAAAACCTGAATGAATTCTTACTTTGGCTGGAAGCTCATCCGGAAAAAACCCATGGAAATGGTCGATTAATTGCTTCCGTTTGTTCATATATCGACTTTCAAAAAGCCTTTGATTTTGTAACTTCCTTACAAGATCAGGGTAGTATTTTGTATTATACTTTTAAAAAGAAAGGAACAAACTGTTCGAGGATTGTAACTGATACTATTCTTGCAGCAACACAAGAGGTTCGTATTATTAAACCCTTATTAAGAAATAAAAAATTTACACCAAG from Aquimarina sp. ERC-38 includes these protein-coding regions:
- a CDS encoding NRDE family protein — protein: MCTVTLLPLSEDSFILTSNRDESISRRTIYPKIYEEKDVTILYPKDKEAGGTWIGISSRKRMICLLNGGFKKHNRKQAYRKSRGIVVTDLLKVSNFEKGIAAYNFSDIEPFTLVVADWNATLTCNEIVWDGKVLHKRKLEHKIHIWSSSTLYTDDMKEKRKEWLNSFVNTTVMDANSLLDFHKYGGQGYKSYDIQMDRGELKTRSITQIIKSKEEIEMRYEDLINEEVKTISFEGATIY
- a CDS encoding DUF6695 family protein — protein: MSPKNKVYTGKIIVLAFPDTFVQFSHEKVARLLPLVGLGRKGIIKAGHAAFILIENKTGNAFYYDFGRYITPFRYGRVRSAETDVELHIPFKAEVNESGKLENLNEFLLWLEAHPEKTHGNGRLIASVCSYIDFQKAFDFVTSLQDQGSILYYTFKKKGTNCSRIVTDTILAATQEVRIIKPLLRNKKFTPSPLGNVEKGSMGSPIYKVENGSISHYNNKVLKENITNYFKRQKEQQNENSVEKSQEIRPASGSKQLLTGIGSSAYFEICPTPTTDKFIIKRYTDTLIKDFEGIFIPDATFFIEEPYEFTYDSHCKYCHIIQKEKTIKFNRESILFPIN